Within Sorangiineae bacterium MSr11367, the genomic segment AAAAGCAGCCGGAGCGATTGAAGCGGCTCGAGGAGTTCACGCTGGCGGATCTCGAGACGGTGCGTCTGATTTTGCGCGGCGATTCGGTCATTGACTGGCACCGCCTGAACTTGCGGGACGAGGAGGAGGTGCGCGAGATCTTGCTGGCGCAAGAGTTCCACCCCGACGAGCCGGCCGACCGCACGCGCATCGAGTGGCTGAAAAACGAGGCCATCAGCTATTTGCGCCGCCACTTCGAGTACCCGATCCCCAAGCCGGTCGAGCGCGCCACCATCGAGGAGATGCTCCTGCTCGCATCGACCCGCGGGCACCGGCAGACGTGTGCCTGCACGATTTTGAAGTGCATGCACATCATCCAGCACTTGGAGGGACGCGAGCTGCTCTTCCTCCTGCCCCTCTCCGACCAGGAGATTTTCCACGTCGTCGAGGAGAAGGTTTACCGGGTCATCGGCAGCATGCTGGCCGGCGGTTTTCCGATTACCGAGTTCGTGGGCGGGCGAAAGAACAAAGATTCGCTCTATACGAAATTGCTCTCCAAGCAAGATACCGTCGCCGCGCAGATTTACGACAAATTGCGTTTTCGCATCGTCACGCGATCGTACGACGACATTTTCCCGGTGATGCAATATCTGTCGAAACGACTCTTCCCGTTCAATTACGTCATTCCGGGCCAGAGCATCAATTCGATGTTCCCGTTTCGCGACTACTGTAAGAACAATGCCCATCTCCGGCCAATGCTCCCGGAGATGCAGGCAGGGAAAGACCTGGACTACACCCCGACGGACAATCGCTTCACCGCCGATACGTACAAGATCATCCACTTCGTCGTGGACATGCCCGTCCGCCTTCCGCGCCGCCTCCTCGAACGCGCCCCGTCCAGCGCCTGGGGCCTGGGGCCTGTCATCTTCGTGATTTGCGAATTTCAAATCATCGACCGCGAGACCGAAGCGAACAACGAGCGCGGCGAAGCAAGCCACGCCAAATACAAAGAGCGCCAAAAGAAAGCCGTCATGCGCCGCCTCCAACTGGGCATGCGTGAAATGCGACTACCGCCCGGCAGCAGCGGTCCGCCAAGTCGACGAAAACGCTGAAGAAGGAAACCGCCAGGACGCCAGGGTCGCCAGTGGGTCCAACGGAAAAACCAAAATAAGAATATTTTGTTTTTTGATCAAAATATTTTTTTAATCAAAAACCCTTCTTCTAAGTGTCGTTTCCATTGGCGACCCCTGGCGACCCTGGCGTCCTGGCGGTTAAATCTCAAAAGACCTGACGGCCGTTTTGCACCGGGCGCTCCAAGGCGAGCAAGACGACGCCCTCTGGCGTGTCGACGCCGGTGACGAGGACTTCGGAGGTGAAGGGGCCGATGCGCTTGGGGGATAGGGAGACGACGCAGACGACTTGGCGGCCGACGAGGGATTCGGGGGTGTAGAGCTGCGTGAGTTGGGCACTGGACCTTTTTTCGCCCAGGTCTCCGAGGTCGATCCAGAGCTTGTACGCTGGTTTTCGAGCCTCGGGAAAGGCTTCGACGCGGACGATGGTTCCAACGCGGAGGTCGAGTGCAAGGGCCATGGATACGGTGCATCTTGGCCCGGACGCGCGCGGGCGTCTTGTCCGAAGCTGCGGGCGCGTTGTTCGAGGCTCCGCCCCGAGGCTCAGAAGGTGCCGACCACCGACACGCCGTAGCCGCTGCGGCCGATGTTCGCGGGGCTGACCTGCATGTGCAGCTTTTGCGGGCGTGGCGGCGCGTTGCGGCCTTCGACGACCACCGTGCGGCGTGGCTCGGGCCAGATGAAGGCGCCGATCAGTTGCAGCGCGCCCACCGCCTGGAAAACGCCGTCGACCGCGATGAGTACGCGGTTGGCCGTGTCGCTGCTGCAGCTTCTCTCGCCCGGGCCGTTGCAGGGCCCGCGATCCCCGAGGTCGAGCCATGGGCCGACGACGGGAATGAGCAAGTTGCGATCGCCGTCGCGTTCACTGGTGGTGCCGACGACGGCGGCGGGGACGTAGGCAAGACCGAGGGTGAGGACACCGCTGTAGAGCAGCTTGCGGTTCGGTCGCCACGAGTCCGAGGTCGTATCCTGTGACGCAGGCGTCGTCTGTCCTGACTGGGATACGACGACCGGTGCCGAGGTGATGTGCGTGGTGCCCGGCGAGGCCGCGGGAGGCTGGGGCGACTGCGGGGACTGCGGGGTTTGGGGCGTTTGTGGAGCCTGCGGCGTTTGTGGAGCTTGTGGAGCTTGTGGAGCTTGTGGAGTTTGTGGGGCCTGCGGGGCTTGTGGAGCCTGGGCCGCGGGCGGCGCCTGTGGAGACTGCGGCGCTTGCGGCGTCTGGGCGAAGGATTGCGCCGTCGCCGTAAGGGTGAAAATGGCAGTCGTCACCGTCATCGCCGCGTGCGGCGAACGCAAGAAGGGTCTCATGGTTTTCGCTCCTCTCCGACGAGCGCGTTTGCCGCGTCGGTCCGGAGAGGAGCCGGTGCAACGATGGTGCCTGCCACCACGGTTGCGTCGGGTCGCGTCGATCCGATCAGCGCGATCCGCCGCCGTTCGCGCCCCAGATGGTGCCGGTGCGCCAGCGCAGTGCGGTGGCCTCTTTGCTCAATGCGAAACGGGCCAAATCGCCTGCGAGCGCGTGCGAGAAGATGGTCGCCACCGAGTGCTCGTTCATGCCGCCCAGGGCGCGCGCGAAGTGCGGATCGAGCGCCCGCAGCTCGTCGACTGTGGCGAGGAGATCGCCCGTCACGAGGAAGGCCACGCGCAGCTCCGCGTGGGC encodes:
- a CDS encoding TIGR04552 family protein produces the protein MTEEKQPERLKRLEEFTLADLETVRLILRGDSVIDWHRLNLRDEEEVREILLAQEFHPDEPADRTRIEWLKNEAISYLRRHFEYPIPKPVERATIEEMLLLASTRGHRQTCACTILKCMHIIQHLEGRELLFLLPLSDQEIFHVVEEKVYRVIGSMLAGGFPITEFVGGRKNKDSLYTKLLSKQDTVAAQIYDKLRFRIVTRSYDDIFPVMQYLSKRLFPFNYVIPGQSINSMFPFRDYCKNNAHLRPMLPEMQAGKDLDYTPTDNRFTADTYKIIHFVVDMPVRLPRRLLERAPSSAWGLGPVIFVICEFQIIDRETEANNERGEASHAKYKERQKKAVMRRLQLGMREMRLPPGSSGPPSRRKR
- a CDS encoding tRNA-binding protein, translating into MALALDLRVGTIVRVEAFPEARKPAYKLWIDLGDLGEKRSSAQLTQLYTPESLVGRQVVCVVSLSPKRIGPFTSEVLVTGVDTPEGVVLLALERPVQNGRQVF